Proteins encoded together in one Astyanax mexicanus isolate ESR-SI-001 chromosome 10, AstMex3_surface, whole genome shotgun sequence window:
- the ahcyl2a gene encoding adenosylhomocysteinase like 2a isoform X4, translated as MTDNEADDSIKNTSQLGPPDPTTAAGNGSKGENVGIEPSSNDKSATGASASVSAVTSQLLRMLAAAEARRSAYLHSAEEASAARDGEVREAPRTERQIEVPQPPHEFKDRLTKTGHRSLSCSLSRSSTDNLSSESTDEEISPQNKEQKNSKGSNDFCIRSIRQAAFGRREIEMAEQEMPALVMLRKATQGEKPLAGAKIVGCTHITAHTAVLIETLSLLGAQCRWTACNIYSIQNEVAAALAEGGVPVFAWKGESEEDYFWCIDKCVNAEGWEPNLILDDGGDLTHWIYRKYPQLFENIKGIVEESVSGVHRLYQLYKAGKLCSPAINVNESVIKQKFDNFYCCKESVLDGLKRTTDVTLSGKQVVVCGYGEVGKGCCAALKGLGAIVYVTEIDPICALQACMEGLQLARLNDVIKMVDIVITCTGDKNVVTRELLESMKSGCIVCNMGHSNTEIDVASLLTPDLTWRRIRKRVDHIVWPDGKQIVLLAKGRLLNLSCSTVPVYVLCITATTQALALIELFNAPEGRYKQDIYMFPKKMDEYVAVLHLQSYDAHLTELTDEQAKYMGVNKSGPFKPSYYR; from the exons ATGACCGACAATGAAGCAGACGACAGCATTAAGAACACCTCACAGCTCGGACCTCCAGACCCAACAACTGCAGCCGGTAACGGATCTAAAGGCGAGAATGTCGGTATAGAGCCATCGAGCAATGACAAATCGGCGACTGGAGCTTCAGCTTCTGTATCTGCTGTTACCTCTCAGCTGCTGAGAATGCTGGCGGCTGCAGAGGCCCGCAGGTCTGCCTATCTCCACAGTGCTGAAGAAGCATCCGCAGCCAGAGATGGAGAGGTCAGGGAGGCCCCCAGGACAGAGAGA cAAATCGAGGTCCCACAGCCACCACACGAGTTTAAAGACAGGCTCACTAAAACAGGCCATCGCTCtctgtcctgctctctctctcgctcttctacTGACAATCTCAGCTCAG AAAGCACAGACGAGGAGATTTCTCCTCAAAACAAGGAGCAGAAGAACTCTAAAGGAAGCAATGACTTCTGCATTAGGAGCATTCGTCAGGCTGCTTTTGGACGCAGAGAGATAGAAATGGCAGAACAAG AGATGCCAGCCCTGGTGATGCTGAGAAAAGCGACCCAGGGAGAGAAGCCATTAGCTGGTGCTAAGATAGTGGGCTGTACCCACATCACTGCACACACGGCT GTGCTGATAGAGACTCTGTCGTTGCTGGGTGCTCAGTGTAGATGGACAGCTTGTAACATCTACTCTATCCAGAATGAAGTGGCTGCAGCTCTTGCAGAAGGAG GAGTTCCAGTGTTTGCATGGAAAGGAGAGTCAGAGGAAGATTACTTCTGGTGTATAGATAAATGTGTTAATGCAGAAGGCTGGGAGCCAAACCTG ATTCTTGATGATGGAGGAGATCTGACACACTGGATCTATAGGAAATACCCTCAGCTGTTTGAGAATATTAAAGGCATTGTTGAGGAAAGTGTTTCTGGAGTTCACAG gttATACCAGCTGTATAAAGCTGGTAAGCTCTGTAGTCCAGCAATAAATGTGAATGAGtcagtgataaaacagaagtttgaCAATTTTTACTGCTGTAAGGAGTCTGTCCTGGACGG gCTGAAAAGAACCACTGATGTAACTCTGAGTGGGAAGCAGGTGGTTGTTTGTGGTTATGGAGAG gtGGGGAAAGGCTGCTGTGCTGCACTAAAAGGGTTGGGAGCAATTGTGTATGTGACAGAAATTGACCCTATTTGTGCTCTACAGGCCTG CATGGAAGGGTTGCAACTTGCCAGACTGAATGATGTCATAAAGATGGTAGACATTGTCATCACCTGCACAG GAGATAAAAATGTAGTCACACGGGAACTCCTGGAGAGCATGAAGAGCGGCTGCATTGTGTGCAATATGGGACACTCCAATACAGAGATTGATGTG GCCAGTCTCTTGACACCAGATCTGACGTGGCGGCGTATAAGAAAGCGTGTGGATCATATTGTCTGGCCAGATGGCAAACAAATAGTACTGCTAGCAAAG GGTCGCCTCCTGAATCTGAGCTGCTCTACTGTGCCTGTTTATGTGTTGTGCATCACAGCTACAACCCAG GCTTTGGCACTGATTGAGCTGTTTAATGCCCCTGAGGGCCGCTACAAACAAGACATTTATATGTTTCCCAAGAAAATGG ATGAGTATGTAGCGGTGCTGCACCTCCAGAGCTATGACGCACATCTAACTGAGCTCACCGACGAGCAGGCCAAGTACATGGGCGTCAACAAGAGTGGGCCATTCAAACCAAGCTATTACAGGTGA
- the ahcyl2a gene encoding adenosylhomocysteinase like 2a isoform X1 produces MTDNEADDSIKNTSQLGPPDPTTAAGNGSKGENVGIEPSSNDKSATGASASVSAVTSQLLRMLAAAEARRSAYLHSAEEASAARDGEVREAPRTERQQIEVPQPPHEFKDRLTKTGHRSLSCSLSRSSTDNLSSESTDEEISPQNKEQKNSKGSNDFCIRSIRQAAFGRREIEMAEQEMPALVMLRKATQGEKPLAGAKIVGCTHITAHTAVLIETLSLLGAQCRWTACNIYSIQNEVAAALAEGGVPVFAWKGESEEDYFWCIDKCVNAEGWEPNLILDDGGDLTHWIYRKYPQLFENIKGIVEESVSGVHRLYQLYKAGKLCSPAINVNESVIKQKFDNFYCCKESVLDGLKRTTDVTLSGKQVVVCGYGEVGKGCCAALKGLGAIVYVTEIDPICALQACMEGLQLARLNDVIKMVDIVITCTGDKNVVTRELLESMKSGCIVCNMGHSNTEIDVASLLTPDLTWRRIRKRVDHIVWPDGKQIVLLAKGRLLNLSCSTVPVYVLCITATTQALALIELFNAPEGRYKQDIYMFPKKMDEYVAVLHLQSYDAHLTELTDEQAKYMGVNKSGPFKPSYYRY; encoded by the exons ATGACCGACAATGAAGCAGACGACAGCATTAAGAACACCTCACAGCTCGGACCTCCAGACCCAACAACTGCAGCCGGTAACGGATCTAAAGGCGAGAATGTCGGTATAGAGCCATCGAGCAATGACAAATCGGCGACTGGAGCTTCAGCTTCTGTATCTGCTGTTACCTCTCAGCTGCTGAGAATGCTGGCGGCTGCAGAGGCCCGCAGGTCTGCCTATCTCCACAGTGCTGAAGAAGCATCCGCAGCCAGAGATGGAGAGGTCAGGGAGGCCCCCAGGACAGAGAGA cagcAAATCGAGGTCCCACAGCCACCACACGAGTTTAAAGACAGGCTCACTAAAACAGGCCATCGCTCtctgtcctgctctctctctcgctcttctacTGACAATCTCAGCTCAG AAAGCACAGACGAGGAGATTTCTCCTCAAAACAAGGAGCAGAAGAACTCTAAAGGAAGCAATGACTTCTGCATTAGGAGCATTCGTCAGGCTGCTTTTGGACGCAGAGAGATAGAAATGGCAGAACAAG AGATGCCAGCCCTGGTGATGCTGAGAAAAGCGACCCAGGGAGAGAAGCCATTAGCTGGTGCTAAGATAGTGGGCTGTACCCACATCACTGCACACACGGCT GTGCTGATAGAGACTCTGTCGTTGCTGGGTGCTCAGTGTAGATGGACAGCTTGTAACATCTACTCTATCCAGAATGAAGTGGCTGCAGCTCTTGCAGAAGGAG GAGTTCCAGTGTTTGCATGGAAAGGAGAGTCAGAGGAAGATTACTTCTGGTGTATAGATAAATGTGTTAATGCAGAAGGCTGGGAGCCAAACCTG ATTCTTGATGATGGAGGAGATCTGACACACTGGATCTATAGGAAATACCCTCAGCTGTTTGAGAATATTAAAGGCATTGTTGAGGAAAGTGTTTCTGGAGTTCACAG gttATACCAGCTGTATAAAGCTGGTAAGCTCTGTAGTCCAGCAATAAATGTGAATGAGtcagtgataaaacagaagtttgaCAATTTTTACTGCTGTAAGGAGTCTGTCCTGGACGG gCTGAAAAGAACCACTGATGTAACTCTGAGTGGGAAGCAGGTGGTTGTTTGTGGTTATGGAGAG gtGGGGAAAGGCTGCTGTGCTGCACTAAAAGGGTTGGGAGCAATTGTGTATGTGACAGAAATTGACCCTATTTGTGCTCTACAGGCCTG CATGGAAGGGTTGCAACTTGCCAGACTGAATGATGTCATAAAGATGGTAGACATTGTCATCACCTGCACAG GAGATAAAAATGTAGTCACACGGGAACTCCTGGAGAGCATGAAGAGCGGCTGCATTGTGTGCAATATGGGACACTCCAATACAGAGATTGATGTG GCCAGTCTCTTGACACCAGATCTGACGTGGCGGCGTATAAGAAAGCGTGTGGATCATATTGTCTGGCCAGATGGCAAACAAATAGTACTGCTAGCAAAG GGTCGCCTCCTGAATCTGAGCTGCTCTACTGTGCCTGTTTATGTGTTGTGCATCACAGCTACAACCCAG GCTTTGGCACTGATTGAGCTGTTTAATGCCCCTGAGGGCCGCTACAAACAAGACATTTATATGTTTCCCAAGAAAATGG ATGAGTATGTAGCGGTGCTGCACCTCCAGAGCTATGACGCACATCTAACTGAGCTCACCGACGAGCAGGCCAAGTACATGGGCGTCAACAAGAGTGGGCCATTCAAACCAAGCTATTACAG atATTAA
- the LOC111195803 gene encoding claudin-23-like, producing the protein MRPSGMMMHSVVLALSGWILNLASTISPNWRTLHNVTGEQPDVVLQQGIWDICWNIMKNGQKDMLCSQQNQNYFNSQIIITAQWMMVVSLGASIVGLVVVIGAHIWMKRLRWLVAGLGGFIISCSGAAAIVPAAWYAYLLNDIPSPGASIRLGHCIVLGCIGGFMEVLSGFIVFVGFCQSYCWQGDNGEDTTPESIYKPNCRRISREGRIPYVRHSQRDVDNVLQKERDLLIIFH; encoded by the coding sequence ATGCGACCTTCAGGGATGATGATGCACTCAGTGGTTTTAGCACTTAGCGGATGGATCTTGAACCTGGCCAGTACAATCTCGCCCAACTGGCGCACTCTCCATAACGTCACTGGAGAGCAACCTGATGTGGTGCTACAACAGGGGATATGGGACATTTGCTGGAACATCATGAAAAATGGACAGAAGGATATGCTTTGCAGCCAACAGAACCAAAACTATTTCAACAGCCAGATCATTATAACTGCCCAGTGGATGATGGTGGTATCACTGGGTGCCAGCATAGTGGGCCTTGTTGTGGTTATTGGAGCCCACATCTGGATGAAAAGACTGAGATGGCTGGTGGCTGGTCTTGGAGGATTCATCATTTCATGTTCAGGAGCTGCTGCCATTGTCCCCGCTGCATGGTACGCTTACTTACTGAATGATATTCCATCTCCAGGTGCAAGCATTCGTCTGGGACACTGCATAGTCCTGGGATGCATTGGGGGTTTTATGGAAGTCCTGAGTGGATTTATCGTATTTGTTGGATTCTGCCAAAGCTATTGTTGGCAAGGAGATAATGGTGAAGATACTACTCCAGAGTCCATATATAAACCCAACTGCAGGAGGATATCCAGAGAGGGCAGAATTCCATATGTTAGACATTCCCAGAGGGATGTTGACAATGTTttgcaaaaagagagagatttattaATTATCTTTCATTGA
- the ahcyl2a gene encoding adenosylhomocysteinase like 2a isoform X2, producing the protein MTDNEADDSIKNTSQLGPPDPTTAAGNGSKGENVGIEPSSNDKSATGASASVSAVTSQLLRMLAAAEARRSAYLHSAEEASAARDGEVREAPRTERQQIEVPQPPHEFKDRLTKTGHRSLSCSLSRSSTDNLSSESTDEEISPQNKEQKNSKGSNDFCIRSIRQAAFGRREIEMAEQEMPALVMLRKATQGEKPLAGAKIVGCTHITAHTAVLIETLSLLGAQCRWTACNIYSIQNEVAAALAEGGVPVFAWKGESEEDYFWCIDKCVNAEGWEPNLILDDGGDLTHWIYRKYPQLFENIKGIVEESVSGVHRLYQLYKAGKLCSPAINVNESVIKQKFDNFYCCKESVLDGLKRTTDVTLSGKQVVVCGYGEVGKGCCAALKGLGAIVYVTEIDPICALQACMEGLQLARLNDVIKMVDIVITCTGDKNVVTRELLESMKSGCIVCNMGHSNTEIDVASLLTPDLTWRRIRKRVDHIVWPDGKQIVLLAKGRLLNLSCSTVPVYVLCITATTQALALIELFNAPEGRYKQDIYMFPKKMDEYVAVLHLQSYDAHLTELTDEQAKYMGVNKSGPFKPSYYR; encoded by the exons ATGACCGACAATGAAGCAGACGACAGCATTAAGAACACCTCACAGCTCGGACCTCCAGACCCAACAACTGCAGCCGGTAACGGATCTAAAGGCGAGAATGTCGGTATAGAGCCATCGAGCAATGACAAATCGGCGACTGGAGCTTCAGCTTCTGTATCTGCTGTTACCTCTCAGCTGCTGAGAATGCTGGCGGCTGCAGAGGCCCGCAGGTCTGCCTATCTCCACAGTGCTGAAGAAGCATCCGCAGCCAGAGATGGAGAGGTCAGGGAGGCCCCCAGGACAGAGAGA cagcAAATCGAGGTCCCACAGCCACCACACGAGTTTAAAGACAGGCTCACTAAAACAGGCCATCGCTCtctgtcctgctctctctctcgctcttctacTGACAATCTCAGCTCAG AAAGCACAGACGAGGAGATTTCTCCTCAAAACAAGGAGCAGAAGAACTCTAAAGGAAGCAATGACTTCTGCATTAGGAGCATTCGTCAGGCTGCTTTTGGACGCAGAGAGATAGAAATGGCAGAACAAG AGATGCCAGCCCTGGTGATGCTGAGAAAAGCGACCCAGGGAGAGAAGCCATTAGCTGGTGCTAAGATAGTGGGCTGTACCCACATCACTGCACACACGGCT GTGCTGATAGAGACTCTGTCGTTGCTGGGTGCTCAGTGTAGATGGACAGCTTGTAACATCTACTCTATCCAGAATGAAGTGGCTGCAGCTCTTGCAGAAGGAG GAGTTCCAGTGTTTGCATGGAAAGGAGAGTCAGAGGAAGATTACTTCTGGTGTATAGATAAATGTGTTAATGCAGAAGGCTGGGAGCCAAACCTG ATTCTTGATGATGGAGGAGATCTGACACACTGGATCTATAGGAAATACCCTCAGCTGTTTGAGAATATTAAAGGCATTGTTGAGGAAAGTGTTTCTGGAGTTCACAG gttATACCAGCTGTATAAAGCTGGTAAGCTCTGTAGTCCAGCAATAAATGTGAATGAGtcagtgataaaacagaagtttgaCAATTTTTACTGCTGTAAGGAGTCTGTCCTGGACGG gCTGAAAAGAACCACTGATGTAACTCTGAGTGGGAAGCAGGTGGTTGTTTGTGGTTATGGAGAG gtGGGGAAAGGCTGCTGTGCTGCACTAAAAGGGTTGGGAGCAATTGTGTATGTGACAGAAATTGACCCTATTTGTGCTCTACAGGCCTG CATGGAAGGGTTGCAACTTGCCAGACTGAATGATGTCATAAAGATGGTAGACATTGTCATCACCTGCACAG GAGATAAAAATGTAGTCACACGGGAACTCCTGGAGAGCATGAAGAGCGGCTGCATTGTGTGCAATATGGGACACTCCAATACAGAGATTGATGTG GCCAGTCTCTTGACACCAGATCTGACGTGGCGGCGTATAAGAAAGCGTGTGGATCATATTGTCTGGCCAGATGGCAAACAAATAGTACTGCTAGCAAAG GGTCGCCTCCTGAATCTGAGCTGCTCTACTGTGCCTGTTTATGTGTTGTGCATCACAGCTACAACCCAG GCTTTGGCACTGATTGAGCTGTTTAATGCCCCTGAGGGCCGCTACAAACAAGACATTTATATGTTTCCCAAGAAAATGG ATGAGTATGTAGCGGTGCTGCACCTCCAGAGCTATGACGCACATCTAACTGAGCTCACCGACGAGCAGGCCAAGTACATGGGCGTCAACAAGAGTGGGCCATTCAAACCAAGCTATTACAGGTGA
- the ahcyl2a gene encoding adenosylhomocysteinase like 2a isoform X3 has translation MTDNEADDSIKNTSQLGPPDPTTAAGNGSKGENVGIEPSSNDKSATGASASVSAVTSQLLRMLAAAEARRSAYLHSAEEASAARDGEVREAPRTERQIEVPQPPHEFKDRLTKTGHRSLSCSLSRSSTDNLSSESTDEEISPQNKEQKNSKGSNDFCIRSIRQAAFGRREIEMAEQEMPALVMLRKATQGEKPLAGAKIVGCTHITAHTAVLIETLSLLGAQCRWTACNIYSIQNEVAAALAEGGVPVFAWKGESEEDYFWCIDKCVNAEGWEPNLILDDGGDLTHWIYRKYPQLFENIKGIVEESVSGVHRLYQLYKAGKLCSPAINVNESVIKQKFDNFYCCKESVLDGLKRTTDVTLSGKQVVVCGYGEVGKGCCAALKGLGAIVYVTEIDPICALQACMEGLQLARLNDVIKMVDIVITCTGDKNVVTRELLESMKSGCIVCNMGHSNTEIDVASLLTPDLTWRRIRKRVDHIVWPDGKQIVLLAKGRLLNLSCSTVPVYVLCITATTQALALIELFNAPEGRYKQDIYMFPKKMDEYVAVLHLQSYDAHLTELTDEQAKYMGVNKSGPFKPSYYRY, from the exons ATGACCGACAATGAAGCAGACGACAGCATTAAGAACACCTCACAGCTCGGACCTCCAGACCCAACAACTGCAGCCGGTAACGGATCTAAAGGCGAGAATGTCGGTATAGAGCCATCGAGCAATGACAAATCGGCGACTGGAGCTTCAGCTTCTGTATCTGCTGTTACCTCTCAGCTGCTGAGAATGCTGGCGGCTGCAGAGGCCCGCAGGTCTGCCTATCTCCACAGTGCTGAAGAAGCATCCGCAGCCAGAGATGGAGAGGTCAGGGAGGCCCCCAGGACAGAGAGA cAAATCGAGGTCCCACAGCCACCACACGAGTTTAAAGACAGGCTCACTAAAACAGGCCATCGCTCtctgtcctgctctctctctcgctcttctacTGACAATCTCAGCTCAG AAAGCACAGACGAGGAGATTTCTCCTCAAAACAAGGAGCAGAAGAACTCTAAAGGAAGCAATGACTTCTGCATTAGGAGCATTCGTCAGGCTGCTTTTGGACGCAGAGAGATAGAAATGGCAGAACAAG AGATGCCAGCCCTGGTGATGCTGAGAAAAGCGACCCAGGGAGAGAAGCCATTAGCTGGTGCTAAGATAGTGGGCTGTACCCACATCACTGCACACACGGCT GTGCTGATAGAGACTCTGTCGTTGCTGGGTGCTCAGTGTAGATGGACAGCTTGTAACATCTACTCTATCCAGAATGAAGTGGCTGCAGCTCTTGCAGAAGGAG GAGTTCCAGTGTTTGCATGGAAAGGAGAGTCAGAGGAAGATTACTTCTGGTGTATAGATAAATGTGTTAATGCAGAAGGCTGGGAGCCAAACCTG ATTCTTGATGATGGAGGAGATCTGACACACTGGATCTATAGGAAATACCCTCAGCTGTTTGAGAATATTAAAGGCATTGTTGAGGAAAGTGTTTCTGGAGTTCACAG gttATACCAGCTGTATAAAGCTGGTAAGCTCTGTAGTCCAGCAATAAATGTGAATGAGtcagtgataaaacagaagtttgaCAATTTTTACTGCTGTAAGGAGTCTGTCCTGGACGG gCTGAAAAGAACCACTGATGTAACTCTGAGTGGGAAGCAGGTGGTTGTTTGTGGTTATGGAGAG gtGGGGAAAGGCTGCTGTGCTGCACTAAAAGGGTTGGGAGCAATTGTGTATGTGACAGAAATTGACCCTATTTGTGCTCTACAGGCCTG CATGGAAGGGTTGCAACTTGCCAGACTGAATGATGTCATAAAGATGGTAGACATTGTCATCACCTGCACAG GAGATAAAAATGTAGTCACACGGGAACTCCTGGAGAGCATGAAGAGCGGCTGCATTGTGTGCAATATGGGACACTCCAATACAGAGATTGATGTG GCCAGTCTCTTGACACCAGATCTGACGTGGCGGCGTATAAGAAAGCGTGTGGATCATATTGTCTGGCCAGATGGCAAACAAATAGTACTGCTAGCAAAG GGTCGCCTCCTGAATCTGAGCTGCTCTACTGTGCCTGTTTATGTGTTGTGCATCACAGCTACAACCCAG GCTTTGGCACTGATTGAGCTGTTTAATGCCCCTGAGGGCCGCTACAAACAAGACATTTATATGTTTCCCAAGAAAATGG ATGAGTATGTAGCGGTGCTGCACCTCCAGAGCTATGACGCACATCTAACTGAGCTCACCGACGAGCAGGCCAAGTACATGGGCGTCAACAAGAGTGGGCCATTCAAACCAAGCTATTACAG atATTAA